A stretch of the Vigna radiata var. radiata cultivar VC1973A chromosome 7, Vradiata_ver6, whole genome shotgun sequence genome encodes the following:
- the LOC106767709 gene encoding deoxycytidylate deaminase — protein MNYREATLVATATVIGAMASAVALRFFCRSQARVKSSQNGTVSFPQDPFDPSKRKGYLSWDDYFMAIAFLSAERSKDPNRQVGACLVSQDGIILGIGYNGFPRGCSDDKLPWAKKSRTGNPLETKYPYVCHAEVNAILNTNHASAAGQRLYVTMFPCNECAKIIIQSGVSEVIYFVEKRLENSAMAYIASHKLLSLAGVKVRKHQPLMNGIHLKFEEN, from the exons ATGAACTATCGCGAGGCTACTTTGGTTGCCACGGCAACTGTGATTGGCGCCATGGCCTCTGCAGTTGCTCTCCGCTTCTTCTGCCGCTCTCAAGCGCGCGTCAAATCGTCCCAAAACGGCACCGTTTCCTTTCCCCAGGACCCTTTCGACCCTTCCAAGAGAAAAGG ATATTTATCGTGGGATGACTATTTTATGGCAATTGCATTTTTGTCAGCTGAGAGGTCCAAAGACCCTAACAGGCAG GTTGGCGCTTGTTTGGTGAGTCAAGATGGTATAATTCTTG GAATTGGTTATAATGGGTTTCCAAGGGGTTGTTCTGATGACAAGCTACCCTGGGCAAAG AAATCCAGGACTGGGAATCCTTTGGAGACAAAGTACCC TTATGTTTGTCATGCAGAAGTAAATGCTATTCTTAACACAAATCATGCCTCTGCTGCTGGACAA CGGCTATATGTGACCATGTTTCCCTGCAATGAATGTGCTAAGATCATAATCCAG TCAGGAGTTTCCGAAGTAATTTATTTTGTGGAGAAGAGATTAGAAAATTCAGCTATGGCATATATAGCCTCTCACAAACTACTTTCATTAGCTGGTGTAAAG GTCAGGAAACATCAACCACTGATGAATGGAATTCATCTGAAGTTTGAGGAGAACTAG